In a single window of the Priestia filamentosa genome:
- a CDS encoding ABC transporter permease, with product MERFSLRRQISLSSLLSTRLTHALFIKLGIFCLLFFFFLLPIVRLIIMSFTEGHEISFLNYSSILSETATWSMLKNTAIVVGGATIVSICVGVLFAWLVAYTDIRLKKLLQLFIMLPFLIPSYIMTLAWTQFTERNSFFINFLKPFLGVSHLNLYSYGGLIFLLGIVHYPLVYLLTLHVLRKIPRDLEWAVRASGGTRFTMCKTVTLPLALPGIISGAMLAFLTTIDNFGIPAFLGIPANIPVLSTAIYQEVIGFGEDAFARGAALSVLLGVIVCLVTFLQYILLKRFSYQETGRVEHEPRIFLKKGRWAVEIVLWLFLLFISIIPLFSMVGTSFIKAYGLPFSFENMTMEHYKYILFQYEKVKIGIVNSLKLASFTTIICLFIGTAIAYIRIRFDRYETRLTEGIISLPYALPGMVLALAMILAWVQPIPGWKPGIYGTIWILLIAYVTRFLILQVRSSMTALSQVSTEMEEAAHISGARGIAKWRYIMLPLLFSGVLSGAFLVFITTLTELTVSSLLWSSGSETIGLLIFNFEQGGYTTYSTALSTLILLLLILTSLIIYLLIKCFNKKVGKV from the coding sequence ATGGAACGCTTTTCGTTAAGAAGACAAATTTCTTTGTCTTCTCTTTTGTCGACACGTTTAACACATGCTTTATTCATTAAACTTGGGATATTTTGTCTTCTATTTTTCTTTTTTCTGCTTCCTATTGTTCGCCTTATTATAATGAGCTTCACAGAAGGTCATGAAATAAGTTTTTTGAATTATAGCTCTATTTTATCAGAAACTGCTACATGGTCGATGTTAAAGAATACAGCTATCGTTGTTGGGGGAGCAACGATAGTGTCAATTTGTGTAGGGGTTTTGTTCGCTTGGCTTGTTGCTTACACAGATATTCGTTTGAAAAAACTTCTACAACTCTTCATTATGTTACCTTTTTTGATTCCATCCTATATAATGACGCTTGCTTGGACTCAATTCACAGAGAGAAACAGCTTTTTTATCAATTTTCTAAAGCCTTTTTTAGGGGTTTCTCATCTTAATCTTTATAGCTATGGTGGACTAATCTTTTTGCTTGGAATCGTTCATTATCCACTTGTTTATTTGCTGACTCTTCATGTATTACGAAAGATTCCAAGAGACTTGGAATGGGCAGTAAGAGCTTCAGGAGGAACGCGATTTACGATGTGTAAGACCGTTACACTGCCTCTCGCACTTCCAGGTATTATTAGTGGGGCAATGCTTGCCTTCTTAACAACTATTGATAATTTTGGTATACCAGCTTTTCTTGGTATACCAGCTAATATCCCTGTTTTAAGTACGGCTATTTATCAAGAAGTGATTGGGTTTGGAGAAGATGCTTTTGCAAGGGGAGCAGCATTATCAGTCTTACTCGGTGTTATTGTGTGCCTTGTTACTTTTCTTCAATATATATTGCTAAAACGATTTTCTTATCAGGAAACAGGTAGAGTAGAACATGAACCACGCATTTTTTTAAAGAAAGGGAGATGGGCTGTAGAAATAGTGTTATGGTTATTTCTTCTTTTTATAAGCATTATCCCTTTATTTTCAATGGTTGGGACTTCTTTTATTAAGGCATATGGCTTACCATTTTCATTTGAAAATATGACGATGGAACATTATAAATATATTTTGTTTCAGTATGAGAAAGTAAAAATTGGGATTGTAAATAGTTTAAAGCTTGCTTCCTTTACAACTATAATTTGTCTTTTTATTGGAACGGCTATAGCTTATATAAGAATACGATTTGATCGCTATGAAACAAGATTAACGGAAGGAATCATTAGCTTACCATATGCACTTCCAGGTATGGTGCTTGCTCTTGCTATGATTTTAGCTTGGGTCCAACCTATTCCAGGATGGAAACCGGGAATATATGGGACAATATGGATTTTGCTTATTGCATACGTTACAAGGTTTCTCATTTTGCAAGTTCGAAGTAGTATGACGGCTCTTTCACAAGTTTCTACTGAGATGGAGGAAGCTGCACATATTAGTGGTGCTAGAGGTATAGCAAAATGGCGTTATATTATGCTTCCGCTTCTATTTTCAGGAGTACTCAGTGGAGCTTTTCTCGTTTTTATTACAACATTGACAGAGCTTACGGTTTCCTCATTGCTATGGTCGAGCGGATCCGAGACAATCGGATTGTTAATCTTCAATTTCGAACAAGGTGGATACACAACATATTCGACAGCTCTTTCAACTCTCATTTTACTGTTATTAATACTCACAAGCCTCATTATCTATTTGCTTATAAAATGCTTCAACAAGAAAGTAGGGAAAGTATGA
- a CDS encoding ABC transporter ATP-binding protein, producing the protein MNTVVKNVSKKFGETSALSRINLDIGNGEFIAILGPSGCGKTTLLRLIAGFDSPTDGEIIMNKECVAEKGKVVPPEKRNISMVFQSLALWPHLKVKEQVMFPLKHHKFIDQEIKKNADQRVQQMLELVGLQHLATRMPHELSGGQKQRVAIARALAPKPSLLLMDEPLSSLDAELRAELRNEIQTIHKVTNTSILYVTHDQTEALAMADRIVVMKEGAIEQIGTPEDIYHNPKTSFVATFVGKANLIPGNWKGNYFHPFSHQTLAWNIPFSTFLKEEGSCAIRPEQLLLDRVGEGIPCTVKNVLFQGKEIHYTIKLSNCTVRVIGSLKKRFSVGEKAVLKLRSVEEPSQEMASIIGVN; encoded by the coding sequence ATGAATACAGTTGTTAAAAATGTATCAAAAAAGTTTGGAGAAACATCAGCTTTATCCAGAATTAATTTAGATATTGGCAATGGAGAATTCATTGCAATTTTAGGTCCATCTGGGTGTGGGAAAACAACTCTTCTGCGCCTTATAGCTGGGTTCGATTCACCAACGGACGGAGAAATTATAATGAATAAAGAATGTGTGGCTGAAAAGGGAAAAGTAGTTCCACCTGAGAAACGAAATATTAGCATGGTATTTCAATCTTTGGCCCTTTGGCCACATTTAAAAGTAAAAGAGCAAGTGATGTTTCCATTGAAGCACCATAAATTTATTGATCAGGAAATTAAAAAGAATGCAGATCAGCGAGTACAGCAAATGCTTGAACTTGTTGGCTTACAACATTTAGCAACACGTATGCCTCATGAATTATCAGGAGGCCAAAAGCAGCGAGTTGCCATTGCAAGAGCTCTTGCTCCAAAGCCTTCTCTTTTATTAATGGATGAACCGTTAAGTAGTTTAGATGCTGAGCTACGGGCTGAATTGCGCAATGAAATTCAAACGATTCATAAGGTTACAAATACCTCTATTCTCTATGTTACTCATGATCAAACAGAAGCTTTAGCAATGGCAGATCGTATTGTTGTTATGAAAGAAGGAGCAATTGAACAAATTGGTACACCAGAAGATATTTATCATAATCCAAAAACTTCTTTTGTAGCCACATTTGTTGGGAAAGCGAACCTTATCCCTGGTAATTGGAAAGGAAATTATTTTCATCCTTTTTCGCATCAGACGCTAGCATGGAATATTCCTTTTTCAACCTTTTTAAAAGAGGAAGGAAGCTGTGCAATAAGACCTGAACAACTTTTGTTAGATCGCGTAGGAGAAGGAATTCCCTGTACTGTTAAAAATGTTCTTTTCCAAGGAAAAGAAATTCATTACACAATAAAGCTTAGCAACTGTACAGTGCGTGTTATAGGTAGTTTAAAAAAAAGATTTAGCGTTGGAGAGAAAGCTGTCTTAAAGCTGAGAAGTGTTGAAGAACCAAGTCAAGAGATGGCTTCTATTATCGGAGTGAATTGA
- a CDS encoding TIGR00730 family Rossman fold protein, whose translation MKRVCVFAGSNMGLNPEYAKQARELGRVIAMNGFHLVYGGSKLGLMGEVANGALEQGGHVTGVMPRGLFKEEIAHRGVSDFIEVADMHERKAKMSELSDMYVALPGGYGTFEELFEVICWAQIGIHKKPIGLLNVEGYYDPLLQLIEHTVNSGFMPRVHGQYVMQGSNPKCLLEYMLDFIPEGYKSKRVPPAG comes from the coding sequence TTGAAACGTGTATGTGTTTTTGCAGGATCTAACATGGGACTTAATCCAGAGTATGCTAAACAAGCGAGAGAACTTGGGCGAGTCATTGCAATGAATGGGTTTCATCTTGTTTATGGTGGTTCTAAACTAGGGCTAATGGGAGAAGTAGCAAATGGCGCTCTAGAACAGGGGGGGCATGTTACCGGAGTTATGCCTAGAGGTTTATTTAAAGAAGAAATAGCTCATAGAGGTGTGAGTGATTTTATTGAAGTAGCGGATATGCATGAGCGAAAAGCGAAAATGTCAGAGTTAAGCGATATGTATGTAGCTTTACCTGGAGGATATGGAACATTTGAAGAACTTTTTGAGGTCATCTGCTGGGCTCAAATTGGTATTCATAAAAAACCAATTGGATTATTAAATGTGGAAGGATATTATGATCCACTTCTACAGCTTATTGAACATACTGTTAATTCAGGGTTTATGCCGCGTGTGCATGGACAGTACGTTATGCAAGGATCCAATCCAAAATGTTTATTAGAATATATGCTTGATTTTATTCCAGAAGGATACAAGAGTAAGAGAGTTCCTCCTGCTGGTTGA
- the cspD gene encoding cold-shock protein CspD, whose product MLEGKVKWFNAEKGFGFIEVEGQDDVFVHFSAIQGEGYKTLEEGQAVTFEIVEGARGPQAANVQK is encoded by the coding sequence ATGTTAGAAGGTAAAGTAAAATGGTTCAACGCTGAAAAAGGCTTTGGTTTTATTGAAGTAGAAGGTCAAGACGATGTATTCGTTCACTTCTCTGCAATCCAAGGTGAAGGTTACAAAACTTTAGAAGAAGGTCAAGCTGTTACATTTGAAATCGTTGAAGGCGCTCGTGGTCCACAAGCTGCTAACGTTCAAAAGTAA
- a CDS encoding bifunctional metallophosphatase/5'-nucleotidase, protein MELVILQTSDIHGHVLPIQYGTNERADLGIAKIATMIKQEEEKSECVLKIDNGDLIQGSPLLTYYMKYERNHKNPMIAILNHLKYDGAVVGNHEFNYGRVALEEAVAQSDFPWLCANILEKEKETPFLETPYIIKELNGVKVAVLGVTTHYIPNWEEPAHIENLVFADALKVTEKWVSYIREHEKPHLLVVSYHGGFERDLETGEATETLTGENQAYEMCQCIKGIDVLLTGHQHRSLAGEVNGVTIVQPSFFGQEVGKVVVKFVEEEEGYSILKKESMTLSTKEIVEDEEIVELVRYYEEGTQKWLDERTGTAKESMKIDDVFQARIKEHPLIEFINKVQMYASGAQISCTALFNDSIKGFDKEITMRDIVSNYIYPNTLKVIRITGSDMKAALERSASYFALDENGELTVSKDFSYPKPQAYNYDMWEGIQYKVDVSKKVGERIVFLEKDGAQIDEEDFYEIVTNAYRAGGGGDYEMFKNKEVVRDITVAMTDLIAEYITTFSPIDVSVNHNWEVIASEKLE, encoded by the coding sequence ATGGAGCTAGTTATTTTACAAACGAGCGATATACATGGACATGTATTACCAATTCAGTATGGAACAAATGAGAGAGCAGATCTCGGGATAGCTAAAATAGCAACGATGATTAAACAGGAGGAAGAAAAAAGTGAATGTGTGTTAAAAATAGATAACGGAGATTTAATTCAAGGAAGTCCTTTGCTTACATACTATATGAAATATGAACGAAATCATAAAAATCCAATGATCGCTATCCTAAATCATTTAAAATATGACGGGGCAGTGGTTGGAAATCATGAGTTTAATTACGGACGTGTAGCTTTAGAGGAAGCTGTCGCACAATCAGACTTTCCGTGGCTGTGTGCTAACATTTTGGAAAAGGAAAAAGAAACACCTTTTTTAGAAACACCTTATATAATTAAAGAACTAAACGGAGTAAAGGTAGCTGTTTTAGGAGTAACCACTCACTATATTCCAAATTGGGAAGAACCTGCTCATATTGAAAACTTAGTCTTTGCAGATGCTCTAAAAGTAACCGAAAAATGGGTATCATATATTCGTGAACACGAAAAACCCCATCTTCTCGTTGTGTCTTATCATGGGGGATTTGAGCGGGATTTGGAAACAGGTGAAGCTACTGAAACATTAACAGGAGAAAATCAAGCCTATGAGATGTGTCAGTGTATTAAAGGTATTGATGTTCTTTTAACAGGGCATCAGCATCGCTCCTTAGCAGGAGAAGTAAATGGTGTGACAATTGTCCAGCCGAGCTTTTTTGGACAAGAAGTAGGAAAAGTTGTGGTTAAGTTTGTAGAAGAGGAAGAGGGCTATTCTATTCTAAAAAAAGAGAGCATGACACTATCTACAAAAGAAATTGTTGAGGACGAAGAAATAGTAGAACTTGTTCGTTATTATGAAGAAGGAACACAAAAGTGGCTTGATGAGAGAACTGGAACTGCAAAAGAAAGTATGAAAATCGATGATGTCTTCCAAGCAAGAATAAAAGAACATCCACTTATTGAATTTATAAATAAAGTCCAAATGTACGCATCAGGGGCCCAAATTTCTTGTACAGCTTTGTTTAATGACAGTATAAAAGGATTTGATAAAGAGATTACAATGCGTGACATTGTCTCGAATTATATTTATCCTAATACATTAAAAGTTATTAGAATAACAGGATCTGATATGAAGGCAGCTTTAGAAAGATCTGCTTCCTATTTTGCGTTGGATGAAAATGGAGAATTAACCGTAAGCAAAGACTTTTCTTATCCAAAACCACAAGCCTATAATTACGATATGTGGGAAGGCATACAATATAAAGTTGATGTTTCTAAAAAAGTAGGCGAGCGTATTGTATTTCTAGAAAAAGATGGAGCGCAAATAGATGAAGAAGACTTTTATGAAATTGTCACAAATGCGTATAGAGCAGGTGGCGGCGGGGATTATGAAATGTTTAAAAATAAGGAAGTTGTAAGAGATATAACCGTTGCAATGACAGACTTAATTGCTGAATATATTACAACGTTCTCTCCTATAGATGTCTCTGTTAATCATAATTGGGAAGTGATAGCTTCTGAAAAACTAGAATAA
- a CDS encoding DUF1992 domain-containing protein has translation MNFTRLVEEKIKKSIADGDFENLEGKGEPLKLEDLSHVPEELRTSYKILKNSGYLPEEMMLKKNIAELEDLLAVCEGKEEKEQLEEKISEKLLRFNLLMEKKKLSHSRAFKQYQSKIHNRLF, from the coding sequence ATGAATTTTACTAGGTTAGTAGAAGAGAAAATTAAGAAATCAATTGCTGACGGGGATTTTGAAAATCTAGAGGGAAAAGGAGAACCGCTCAAGCTAGAAGACTTATCACATGTGCCAGAGGAACTTCGTACTAGCTACAAAATTTTGAAAAACTCAGGATATCTTCCTGAAGAAATGATGTTGAAAAAAAATATTGCAGAATTAGAAGATTTGCTTGCTGTTTGTGAGGGTAAAGAAGAAAAGGAGCAACTGGAGGAGAAAATAAGTGAGAAACTGCTTCGCTTTAATCTTCTGATGGAGAAAAAGAAGCTAAGCCATTCACGTGCATTTAAGCAATATCAATCTAAAATTCACAACCGCTTGTTTTAA
- a CDS encoding alpha/beta fold hydrolase: MKAFIIGLLTLLIVFLGIWKTQKAVGEQGRYEPVLLFHGFLGGERSYKTLMERFEENGQGYKAAVCRVNERGVVSCVHKYHFQQKKDQFPLVQVIFEDDHASISKQGKWVQNVVKKLKEKEKMEGYHLVGHSMGGLAAIKYLEETQDKSVKSLTTIGTPVGGLDIDELAVNYPKTESNRMSEGAKDLQYHSEAITKLQKEATKLKELRIPILSVAGNVKHKGGDGSVLTESAFSLENYVPNVQKKEFPLLHPALHESSAVDKVLYTFLKDSEKDDRI; this comes from the coding sequence TTGAAAGCATTTATTATTGGATTACTAACATTGCTTATTGTTTTCCTTGGAATATGGAAAACACAAAAAGCCGTTGGTGAGCAAGGACGATATGAACCTGTTTTGCTTTTCCATGGTTTTCTAGGTGGAGAACGTTCTTATAAGACTCTTATGGAGCGATTTGAGGAAAATGGTCAAGGGTATAAAGCAGCTGTTTGTCGTGTTAACGAACGTGGTGTTGTTTCGTGTGTGCATAAATACCATTTTCAGCAAAAAAAAGATCAGTTTCCTCTTGTACAAGTCATTTTTGAAGATGATCATGCAAGCATAAGTAAACAAGGGAAATGGGTTCAAAATGTAGTAAAAAAACTTAAAGAAAAGGAAAAAATGGAAGGTTACCATCTTGTGGGTCATAGCATGGGCGGACTTGCCGCTATTAAGTATTTAGAAGAGACGCAAGATAAAAGTGTTAAATCTCTTACAACGATAGGTACCCCTGTTGGAGGATTGGATATTGATGAACTTGCTGTAAACTATCCTAAAACAGAAAGCAATCGTATGTCAGAAGGAGCAAAAGATTTACAATATCACTCAGAGGCCATTACAAAGCTTCAAAAAGAAGCGACAAAGCTGAAAGAATTACGTATTCCAATTCTTTCAGTTGCCGGAAATGTAAAACATAAAGGCGGAGATGGGAGCGTTCTGACAGAAAGTGCATTTTCGTTAGAAAACTATGTGCCTAATGTACAGAAAAAAGAGTTTCCTTTATTACACCCAGCTCTTCATGAAAGTTCCGCAGTTGATAAAGTGCTCTATACTTTTTTGAAGGACAGTGAAAAGGATGACCGCATCTAG
- a CDS encoding branched-chain amino acid aminotransferase produces the protein MLQTIEVTKTSQKKTKPNHSELGFGKFFTDHMFTMDYSTDKGWHSPRITPYAPLTLEPSSMVFHYGQAVFEGLKAYRTADNRVQLFRPLKNVKRMNLSNERLSMPEIPEDLAMEALKNLIEIDKEWIPTEGGCSLYIRPFIIATDAFLGVRPSSTYKFMIILSPVGAYYNSGEQLQPVSIYVENEYVRAVRGGVGIAKTAGNYAGSLRAQTEAEKLGYDQVLWLDAIEKKYVEEVGSMNIFFKIGGKVYTPELSGSILDGITRTSVIELLEHWNIPVEQKRISVEEIFEASERGELEEIFGTGTAAVISPVGKLKWGERELTVGNGKVGQLSLDVYNTITGIQTGTVEDELNWTLKID, from the coding sequence ATGCTACAAACAATTGAAGTAACAAAAACTTCTCAGAAAAAAACAAAACCCAATCACAGTGAACTTGGTTTCGGAAAATTTTTCACAGACCATATGTTTACAATGGATTACTCTACGGACAAAGGGTGGCATAGTCCAAGAATCACTCCTTACGCTCCGCTTACTTTAGAACCATCTTCAATGGTATTCCATTACGGTCAAGCGGTATTCGAAGGCCTTAAAGCATACAGAACAGCGGACAATCGTGTTCAACTCTTTAGACCTCTTAAAAACGTAAAACGAATGAATCTATCTAACGAACGTTTAAGCATGCCGGAAATCCCTGAAGATTTAGCAATGGAAGCTTTAAAAAACTTAATTGAAATTGATAAAGAATGGATTCCAACTGAAGGAGGATGTTCTCTTTACATTCGTCCATTTATTATTGCAACAGATGCATTTTTAGGTGTGCGTCCTTCATCAACATATAAATTTATGATCATTCTTTCTCCTGTTGGTGCGTATTACAACAGCGGCGAGCAGCTTCAACCTGTTAGTATTTACGTTGAAAATGAATATGTTCGTGCTGTACGCGGTGGCGTAGGGATTGCTAAAACAGCAGGAAACTATGCGGGAAGCCTTCGTGCTCAAACAGAAGCAGAGAAACTTGGCTATGATCAAGTGCTTTGGCTTGATGCAATTGAAAAGAAATATGTTGAAGAAGTAGGAAGTATGAATATCTTCTTCAAAATCGGTGGGAAAGTTTATACCCCTGAACTTAGCGGAAGTATTCTAGATGGGATTACGAGAACTTCAGTGATTGAACTTCTCGAACATTGGAATATCCCAGTAGAACAAAAACGTATTTCAGTTGAAGAAATTTTTGAAGCATCTGAACGTGGGGAATTAGAAGAGATTTTTGGAACAGGTACAGCTGCAGTTATCTCTCCAGTTGGAAAATTAAAATGGGGAGAACGTGAATTAACAGTAGGTAATGGAAAAGTTGGTCAGCTTTCTCTAGACGTTTACAATACAATTACAGGTATTCAAACAGGTACTGTAGAGGATGAACTGAACTGGACACTTAAAATTGATTAA
- a CDS encoding histidine phosphatase family protein: MLYLVRHGQTDWNKNGLVQGQTDIPLNSTGVEQAQALAKRFQKENIDVIYASDLKRAYGTAEEIAKVKNMKVLEGLRELRERSFGELEGADLPLLQEKFPNLSTDWRADLPLNIESLGNMQKRMVKELTNIMTNHQDEDVLVVSHGAAINVFIHYVTEGENGTGKMLLANTAVSTFTFENKKWAIGTLNDASHWIKEAKNS; the protein is encoded by the coding sequence ATGCTGTATTTAGTTCGCCATGGTCAAACTGATTGGAATAAAAATGGACTCGTTCAAGGGCAGACAGATATTCCATTGAATAGTACAGGAGTTGAGCAAGCTCAAGCGTTAGCAAAAAGATTTCAAAAGGAAAATATTGATGTAATTTATGCTAGTGATCTTAAGCGTGCATATGGAACTGCTGAAGAAATTGCGAAAGTAAAAAACATGAAAGTATTAGAAGGCCTTCGGGAACTTCGGGAACGATCATTTGGGGAGCTAGAAGGAGCGGATCTTCCTTTACTGCAAGAAAAATTTCCTAATCTTAGTACAGATTGGAGAGCGGATCTTCCTCTTAATATAGAATCACTAGGAAATATGCAAAAACGAATGGTGAAGGAACTTACAAATATTATGACCAATCATCAAGATGAGGATGTTCTTGTTGTAAGCCATGGAGCAGCTATTAACGTATTTATTCACTATGTTACAGAGGGGGAAAACGGAACAGGAAAAATGCTTTTAGCAAACACAGCTGTTAGCACGTTTACTTTTGAAAATAAAAAATGGGCCATAGGTACGCTAAATGATGCATCACATTGGATAAAAGAAGCAAAAAATAGCTAA
- the rocF gene encoding arginase translates to MKQKISIIGVPMDLGQMRRGVDMGPSAVRYADLNERLKNLNYDVTDEGDIKTEIKERADLHAHTSLKNLEAVVKGNERLSTKVREVVEKGNFPLVIGGDHSIAIGTLAGLGKRANNLGVIWYDAHGDLNTLETSPSGNIHGMPLAVSLGIGHEKLTNIGGYMPKLKPENVVIIGARSLDDGEKELIRNKGIKVYTMHEIDRLGMTKVMEETISYLKKRTDQVHLSLDLDGLDPREAPGVGTPVVGGISYRESHLAMEMLAEAEFITSAEFVEINPILDDSNKTAEVAVALIGSLLGEKLL, encoded by the coding sequence ATGAAACAGAAGATTTCCATTATTGGTGTGCCGATGGACCTTGGTCAAATGAGGCGAGGAGTTGATATGGGACCTAGCGCAGTCAGGTATGCAGACTTAAATGAAAGACTAAAAAATTTAAATTATGATGTTACTGATGAAGGAGATATCAAAACTGAAATTAAAGAAAGGGCAGATCTTCATGCTCATACATCTTTAAAAAATCTAGAAGCTGTAGTAAAGGGAAATGAGCGACTAAGTACAAAAGTAAGGGAAGTAGTGGAAAAAGGAAACTTTCCTCTCGTGATTGGGGGGGATCATAGTATAGCAATTGGTACGCTTGCAGGACTAGGAAAACGGGCTAACAATCTAGGGGTAATTTGGTATGATGCACATGGAGACTTAAATACACTTGAAACCTCTCCTTCAGGGAATATTCATGGAATGCCGCTTGCAGTTAGTTTAGGAATAGGGCATGAAAAACTAACGAATATAGGCGGATATATGCCAAAGCTAAAACCGGAAAATGTAGTAATAATAGGGGCTCGCTCTCTAGATGATGGAGAGAAAGAATTAATACGTAATAAGGGAATTAAAGTTTATACAATGCATGAAATTGATCGATTAGGAATGACTAAAGTAATGGAGGAGACTATCTCTTATTTAAAGAAACGTACAGATCAAGTTCATCTTTCTCTTGATTTGGATGGTTTAGATCCAAGGGAAGCTCCTGGAGTTGGTACTCCTGTTGTTGGAGGGATTAGTTATAGAGAAAGTCATTTGGCAATGGAAATGCTTGCAGAAGCAGAATTTATTACCTCAGCTGAATTTGTAGAGATAAATCCAATACTTGATGACTCCAACAAAACTGCCGAAGTTGCGGTTGCTTTAATCGGTTCTTTACTAGGAGAAAAGCTTCTTTAA
- a CDS encoding ornithine--oxo-acid transaminase: MNLKYSHSEEIINQTEAYGANNYHPLPIVISEAEGVWVKDPEGNRYMDMLSAYSAVNQGHRHPKIIDALKKQADRVTLTSRAFHSDQLGPWYEKICKLTKKEMALPMNTGAEAVETAIKAARRWGYTNKQIQENKAEIIACDGNFHGRTMSAVSLSSEEEYKRGFGPLLPGIKRIPYGDLEALQKAITPNTVAFLIEPIQGEAGIVLPPEGFLKAAANICKKENVLFIADEIQVGLARTGKMFACDWEDVEPDMLILGKALGGGVFPISCVVANKDILGVFNPGSHGSTFGGNPLACSVSLASLQVLEEEHLAERSFRLGEYFKEQLKKINSSVIKEIRGRGLFIGVELTTPARPYCERLKEEGLLCKETHNTVIRFAPPLIISEEDLDWAIRKIHSVLSN, translated from the coding sequence ATGAACTTAAAATACAGTCACTCTGAAGAAATTATTAACCAAACAGAAGCATATGGAGCAAACAATTATCACCCTCTTCCAATTGTTATCTCAGAAGCTGAAGGAGTATGGGTAAAAGACCCTGAAGGGAATCGTTATATGGATATGCTTAGCGCTTATTCAGCTGTTAACCAAGGGCATCGTCATCCAAAAATTATTGATGCGTTAAAAAAACAAGCAGATCGTGTAACACTCACATCTCGTGCTTTTCATAGCGATCAACTTGGCCCTTGGTACGAAAAAATTTGTAAACTGACGAAAAAAGAGATGGCTCTCCCAATGAACACAGGTGCAGAAGCTGTTGAAACAGCTATTAAAGCTGCAAGACGATGGGGATATACAAACAAACAGATTCAAGAAAATAAAGCAGAAATTATCGCGTGTGATGGAAATTTTCACGGAAGAACAATGTCAGCTGTTTCTCTTTCATCTGAGGAAGAATATAAGCGAGGCTTTGGTCCACTACTTCCTGGAATAAAGCGAATTCCTTACGGTGACCTGGAAGCTTTACAAAAAGCTATTACACCAAACACAGTTGCTTTTCTCATTGAACCGATTCAAGGTGAGGCTGGTATTGTTTTACCTCCAGAAGGGTTTTTAAAAGCAGCAGCAAACATATGTAAAAAAGAAAATGTTTTATTTATTGCAGACGAAATTCAAGTTGGTTTAGCTCGTACTGGTAAAATGTTTGCATGCGATTGGGAAGATGTAGAACCTGATATGCTTATCCTAGGTAAAGCATTGGGAGGTGGGGTTTTTCCTATATCTTGTGTTGTGGCAAACAAAGATATTCTAGGTGTTTTTAATCCTGGTTCACACGGTTCGACATTTGGCGGAAACCCTCTAGCTTGTTCCGTTTCATTAGCTTCTCTCCAAGTGTTAGAAGAGGAACATTTAGCAGAACGCTCTTTTAGATTAGGTGAATATTTTAAAGAACAACTCAAGAAAATTAACAGCTCTGTTATTAAGGAAATTCGAGGACGCGGTCTTTTTATTGGTGTAGAATTGACAACACCTGCTCGTCCTTATTGTGAACGTTTGAAAGAAGAAGGACTTCTTTGTAAAGAAACCCATAATACTGTCATTCGCTTTGCACCCCCGCTTATTATTTCCGAAGAAGATTTGGATTGGGCTATTCGTAAAATTCACTCTGTACTTTCTAATTAG